A window of Epinephelus lanceolatus isolate andai-2023 chromosome 3, ASM4190304v1, whole genome shotgun sequence genomic DNA:
agagaggaggaggaggacagagaggagcaggaagacagagaggtgcaggaggaggaggacagagaggaggaggaggaggaggaggacagattggagcaggaggagcaggaggacagagaggagcaggaggagcaggaggacagagaggagcagaaggagcaggagaacagagaggagcaggaggaggacagagaggaggaggaggaggacagagaggagcaggaagacagagaggtgcaggaggaggaggacagagaggaggaggaggaggaggaggaggaggaggaggaggaggaggaggaggacagattggagcaggaggagcaggaggacagagaggagcaggaggagcaggaggacagagaggagcagaaggagcaggagaacagagaggagcaggaggaggaggacagagaggagcaggaggaggagaacagagaggaggaggagtaagaAGAAGGAGAACCATTATATCTAATGAGATTCGGGCCACTGTGATAGACCATGTGCTGAACCATGGTTTGAGCATGAGGGAGGCTGGCTTGAGGGTCCAGCCCAATCTCAGCCGATTCACAGTTGGTGCCATCATAAGAACATTCAGGATGGAGAACAGGTACTAGTTTATACTTTACTATAAATCTATTTGTCTTGTGTACTGTAAAACAATACAGCATTTGTGTACTATGTATTTGTGTACTGTATACattgtgtactgtatatactgtgtaCTGTAATACAATACTGCATTTCAATATAATACAGTGTGCTCACAGTAGTTATATTTTGCAGGACCGAAAGACAACCTCACAGTGGGGGAAAAAGACGTGTTTTCACACCAGAGCAGGAGACCCTAATTGTGAACATGGTTCGTGAAAACAATGCAGTTACCctaagacaaattaaacagaagATCCTAGCAGATAATGCAGCTTTTAATACGATCCAGAATGTCAGCCTGTCTACACTGGACCGTGTCCTCAAGAGGAATTCATTAGCTATGAAACAGGTCTACAGGGTCCCGTTTGAAAGAAACACAGACCATGTGAAGGAGCTACGGCGCGACTTTGTGCTTGTAAGTCCCATACATTACAGTAAGCACTGACATACAGGTAATGT
This region includes:
- the LOC144462573 gene encoding uncharacterized protein LOC144462573 is translated as MEEEREKEEEDREEQKEQENREEQEEDREEEEEDREEQEDREVQEEQEDREEQKEQENREEEEQDREEEEENREEQEEDREEEEEDREEQEDREVQEEQEDREEQKEQENREEQEEDREEEEDREEQEDREVQEEEDREEEEEEEDRLEQEEQEDREEQEEQEDREEQKEQENREEQEEDREEEEEDREEQEDREVQEEEDREEEEEEEEEEEEEEEEDRLEQEEQEDREEQEEQEDREEQKEQENREEQEEEDREEQEEENREEEE